The following nucleotide sequence is from Flavimarina sp. Hel_I_48.
ATATTGGCGCACAAACCCTTGAAATCAACAAAGCCGAATATCTGGTGCGCGGCCTGGGTTATGTCAAATCGATCGAAGATATTGAAAATGCGGTGGTCACTGCACAGGATTTTACCGCATTGCGTATCAAAGACCTCGCCCGGGTAAGCCTGGGGCCAGCACCACGTCGCGGTATTCTTGATAAAGAAGGTGCTGAGGTCGTGGGTGGGGTGGTAGTGGCACGTTACGGTGCAAATCCCATGGAAGTGATTACGAATGTCAAAGAAAAAATCAAGGAACTTAGTGCTGGTCTGCCGTCAAAAAAGTTGGCAGATGGGCGTACTTCCCAGCTGACCATCGTTCCGTTTTATGATCGTTCCAATCTTATTGCGGAAACCCTGGGCACGCTCAACGAGGCGCTTACGCTGGAGATTCTCATTACCGTGCTGGTTATTCTCGTCATGGTCTTTAACTTACGCGCGTCCATTCTTATTTCCGGTTTGTTGCCCGTGGCGGTACTCATGGTTTTTATTGCGATGAAAACGTTCAATGTGGATGCTAATATCGTAGCGCTCTCCGGGATTGCGATCGCTATCGGGACTATGGTTGATGTGGGCGTGATCCTTTCCGAAAATATCATCAGGCACCTGGAAGAAGATGAAAACGAATATCCCGAAGGCGGCGGACTTAGTATAGATACGCTAGTTTATAACGCTACCGCGGAAGTTTCCGGAGCGATTTTGACCGCTGTTTTGACCACGATTATCAGCTTTATACCGGTTTTTACCTTGGTAGGGGCAGAGGGCAAACTCTTCCGGCCGCTGGCGTTTACGAAGACCATGGCGCTTACCGCTTCCATTATCGTGGCACTTTTTATCATTCCGCCATTTGCGGCAATGCTCTTTAAAAAACGCAAATTACGGTCGGTTTTTCGGTATATTTCACCTGTTTTTCTGCTTGTTTCGGGCATTTTTGCCCTATGCTACGGCTATTGGTTAGGTGCGGTATTGATTCTTTTTGCGGCGATTTCCATACTGGTTTTACGCCATTTGCTTCCGCGAAAGCGTGCCGGTCAGCTAAGAAATGGAATTGCTATTACCACGATTGTTATTTTATTGGCCGAATACTGGCGCCCCCTCGGTTTTGACCGCGGTATTTTTATGAACCTGATCGTCGTTGCCATTATTTGCTTTGGCCTGCTGGGCATTTTCTGGCTGTTTCTCAGCTATTACACGCGTATTTTGCGCTGGGCGCTGCGTAATAAGTTGGTATTTCTTTCCATTCCCACGGTCATTATTATCTTTGGCGTCCTTATTATGCTCAATACCGGGAAAGAATTTATGCCGGCGCTCAATGAGGGCACTTTTTTGCTCATGCCCACCTCGCTGCCGCACGCCGGTGTGGAGGAAAATAAGCGGGTGCTGCAGCAGCTTGATATGGCCGTGGCTTCGATCCCTGAAATTGAAACCGTGGTGGGAAAAGCCGGCCGAACCGAATCTGCCCTTGATCCCGCGCCACTTTCCATGTATGAGAATATTATTCAATATGCTTCAGAATATAAGCGCAACGAACAAGGGAATCGCCAGCGCTACCGCGTCAATGAAGACGGTTTGTTCTTACTGAAAAATGGTTCCCTTTTCCTCAATAAAAACCTGGAAATCACTGAAAATGCCCTAAAATCGGCAGAAAATTCGGGTAAAACAGTACTAAAATCGGCAAAACTGGAAGAAAACCAACTCATACCGGATGAGGATGGCGCATATTTTCGCAATTGGCGTCCAGAAATCAACAGTCCAGATGATATCTGGAACGAAATCTCAAATGCCACACGCTTACCGGGAATTACGTCGGCGCCTAAACTGCAGCCCATTGAAACCCGTCTGGTCATGCTTCAAACCGGAATGCGCGCTCCCATGGGAATCAAGGTAAAAGGGCAAAACCTAAAGGAAATAGAAGCATTTGGGCTTCAACTGGAAACTCTTTTAAAACAAGCCGAAGGGGTAAAAAGTGAGGCCGTTTTTGCAGATCGTATCGTGGGGAAACCGTATTTGCTTATTGATATCAAACGGGAACGCCTTGCACGTTATGGGATCACGATCCAGGAGGTGCAAGAGGTACTTGAAGTGGCCGTGGGCGGTATGCAACTTACGCAAACCGTAGAAGGGCGTGAACGTTATGGCGTGCGGGTACGTTACCCACGTGAGCTGCGTGAAAATCCTGATGACCTCAAAAATATCTATGTGCCCGTGGCGGGCGGCGCTCCCGTGCCGCTTGACGAACTCGTGGAAATTCGCTATGAGCAGGGACCGCAGGTGATCAAGAGTGAAGATACGTTTCTGGTAGGCTACGTACTTTTTGATAAAAAAGATGGCTACGCCGAAGTAAACGTGGTAGAAAATGCCCAGGCGCTGCTTCAGCAGAAAATAAGCGCTGGCGAACTCGTAGTGCCAAAGGGTATCAGTTATAAGTTCACGGGAACCTATGAAAACCAGTTACGCGCGGAAAAAACGCTTTCTTTTGTCGTACCGCTGGCGCTGGTGATTATTTTTCTGATCCTGTATTTTCAGTTTAGATCTGTGGCGACTTCCCTTATGGTGTTTTCGGGAATTGCGGTTGCTTTTGCCGGTGGCTTTTTAATGATCTGGTTATATGGTGAGAATTGGTTTTTGAACTTCAATTTTTTTGGAGAAAACCTGCGCGATCTCTTTCAAATGCACACGATCAATTTAAGTGTCGCGGTATGGGTGGGATTCATCGCCCTTTTTGGTATTGCCACAGATGACGGCGTGGTCATGGCGACGTATCTCACGCAGACTTTTGATAAAAACAGTCCGCAGGATAAACAGGAAATCCGTGATTCCATCGTAGAAGCGGGGGAAAAACGCATTCGGCCCTGTTTGATGACCACGGCCACCACGATCCTGGCGCTGCTTCCCGTGCTTACTTCTTCCGGTCGTGGGAGTGATATTATGATCCCCATGGCGATACCCAGTTTTGGCGGGATGCTTATCGCGCTGATTACGCTGTTTGTAGTTCCCGTTCTGTTTAGCTGGAAAAAGGAGCTTATGTTGAATAAAATCCCCCTGACCCCAAAAGGAGGGACTAAAAATTGAAGAAAAGTTTGTCACTTCGAGTGCGCGACGGCAGGAGCGTGTATTGAGAAGAGATAGTAATATAGAACGAAAGTGCAAAAACGCTTTTCGATACAATTTTTAATCACGCTATCGCTGCATTAAAAACCACTCGAAGTGACCTGGTGATTGTTTAAAATATTTTCAATAATCCTTAAAAAAATAAACAAAACGTCAAATAAAACCTGAAAGAAGTCGTCTTGAAAATGAAAAATGCAAACCAGATTGTCACTTCGAGTGCGCGACGGCAGGAGCGTGTATTGAGAAGAGATAGTAATATAGAACGAAAGTGCAAAAACGCTTCTCGATACAATTTTTAATCACGCTATCGCTGCATTAAAAACCACTCGAAGGGACCAGCTGAGCGTTTAATGTATTTTAAATAATATCACAAAATGAACAAAAACGTCATAAAAACGACCGTTTTGAGTAGAATATCAAGGTGTAAAATGATAAAAGAGTTGTCGATTTATCTCTTCTCTTTTCTCGTTTTTAATTCTATTTCTGCGCAGGAACTGCAATCGTATATTGAAGAAGGGCAGCAAAATAATTTACAGATCCAGGCTTTTGAGATCCGGTATGCGACGGCTTTGGAAAAAGTCAATGAAGTGAGTCTGAGCAATACGGAATTGAGTGCGGGTTATTTTGCAAGTGCGCCAGAAACACGTACTGGCCCGCAGGTGGCGCGGTTTTCTGTGCGGCAAATGTTACCGTGGTTCGGTAGCCTTGCGGCACAGAGAAAGTCGGCAGGAGCGGCGGCTGCTTCAGAGCAAGCGGAAATTGCAATCACCAAACGGAAAATAGGCTTGAATGTGGCCA
It contains:
- a CDS encoding efflux RND transporter permease subunit, which translates into the protein MLNKSIKFLIENKLVAILLLVILVGWGTINAPFNWNLAAVGLPNNPVAVDAIPDIGENQQIVYTKWQGRSPQDIEDQITYPLTSTLLGVPGVKTVRSSSMFGFSSIYIIFEEDVEFYWSRSRILEKLNSLPNGLLPEGVNPSLGPDATGLGQVFWYTLEGRDSKGEVTGGWDLQELRSVQDYYVKYALSAASGVSEVASIGGYVQEYQIDVNPEKMRQYGIELEQIVKAVRQSNQDIGAQTLEINKAEYLVRGLGYVKSIEDIENAVVTAQDFTALRIKDLARVSLGPAPRRGILDKEGAEVVGGVVVARYGANPMEVITNVKEKIKELSAGLPSKKLADGRTSQLTIVPFYDRSNLIAETLGTLNEALTLEILITVLVILVMVFNLRASILISGLLPVAVLMVFIAMKTFNVDANIVALSGIAIAIGTMVDVGVILSENIIRHLEEDENEYPEGGGLSIDTLVYNATAEVSGAILTAVLTTIISFIPVFTLVGAEGKLFRPLAFTKTMALTASIIVALFIIPPFAAMLFKKRKLRSVFRYISPVFLLVSGIFALCYGYWLGAVLILFAAISILVLRHLLPRKRAGQLRNGIAITTIVILLAEYWRPLGFDRGIFMNLIVVAIICFGLLGIFWLFLSYYTRILRWALRNKLVFLSIPTVIIIFGVLIMLNTGKEFMPALNEGTFLLMPTSLPHAGVEENKRVLQQLDMAVASIPEIETVVGKAGRTESALDPAPLSMYENIIQYASEYKRNEQGNRQRYRVNEDGLFLLKNGSLFLNKNLEITENALKSAENSGKTVLKSAKLEENQLIPDEDGAYFRNWRPEINSPDDIWNEISNATRLPGITSAPKLQPIETRLVMLQTGMRAPMGIKVKGQNLKEIEAFGLQLETLLKQAEGVKSEAVFADRIVGKPYLLIDIKRERLARYGITIQEVQEVLEVAVGGMQLTQTVEGRERYGVRVRYPRELRENPDDLKNIYVPVAGGAPVPLDELVEIRYEQGPQVIKSEDTFLVGYVLFDKKDGYAEVNVVENAQALLQQKISAGELVVPKGISYKFTGTYENQLRAEKTLSFVVPLALVIIFLILYFQFRSVATSLMVFSGIAVAFAGGFLMIWLYGENWFLNFNFFGENLRDLFQMHTINLSVAVWVGFIALFGIATDDGVVMATYLTQTFDKNSPQDKQEIRDSIVEAGEKRIRPCLMTTATTILALLPVLTSSGRGSDIMIPMAIPSFGGMLIALITLFVVPVLFSWKKELMLNKIPLTPKGGTKN